Proteins found in one Zea mays cultivar B73 chromosome 1, Zm-B73-REFERENCE-NAM-5.0, whole genome shotgun sequence genomic segment:
- the LOC103634267 gene encoding serine/threonine-protein phosphatase PP1 isoform X2, giving the protein MLRVADRRLSPMTLTSPLHRPWSELQTGDIHGQYSDLLRLFEYGGFPPEANYLFLGDYVDRGKQSLETICLLLAYKIKYPENFFLLRGNHECASINRIYGFYDECKRRFNVRLWKVFTECFNTLPVAALIDDKILCMHGGLSPDLAHLDEIKNLQRPTDVPDQGLLCDLLWSDPGKDAQGWGMNDRGVSYTFGADKVSEFLQKHDLDLICRAHQVVEDGYEFFADRQLVTIFSAPNYCGEFDNAGAMMSVDETLMCSFQILKPAERKNKFMGSNKM; this is encoded by the exons GGTCAGAGTTGCAGACAG GTGACATCCATGGTCAATACAGTGATCTTCTAAGGCTTTTTGAATATGGAGGCTTTCCTCCTGAAGCCAATTATCTATTCTTAGGTGATTATGTTGATCGAGGCAAACAAAGTTTGGAGACTATATGCCTTCTTCTTGCTTACAAAATCAAGTACCCTGAGAACTTTTTTCTTCTGAGGGGCAATCATGAATGCGCCTCAATAAACAGAATATATGGATTCTATGATGAATGCAAGCGTCGATTTAATGTGCGGCTATGGAAGGTCTTCACAGAATGTTTTAACACTCTACCTGTGGCTGCTCTTATCGATGATAAAATATTATGTATGCACGGTGGACTCTCTCCTGATCTAGCACACTTGGATGAGATAAAGAACTTGCAGCGTCCAACTGATGTACCAGATCAAGGTCTACTGTGTGACTTGCTTTGGTCAGATCCAGGAAAAGATGCTCAAGGGTGGGGCATGAATGATAGAGGGGTCTCATATACCTTTGGTGCTGACAAGGTTTCAGAATTCTTGCAAAAGCATGATCTTGATCTTATCTGTCGTGCTCACCAG GTTGTCGAGGATGGGTATGAATTTTTTGCTGACAGACAGCTTGTCACCATATTCTCGGCCCCCAATTATTGTGGTGAATTTGATAATGCTGGTGCAATGATGAGTGTCGATGAAACTTTGATGTGCTCATTCCAAATTCTGAAACCTGCTGAGAGAAAAAACAAATTTATGGGGTCCAACAAAATGTGA